In Vibrio hippocampi, a single genomic region encodes these proteins:
- a CDS encoding efflux RND transporter periplasmic adaptor subunit yields MPQQSIMKAVSQRPWLISLFCMVLLSIWLGLGVLKAEEPQPQTVPSQAPLARVVYQNFTATQVDKQLDLYGRTATDRTATLGAEVAGKIVKLNIKKGDYVKVGQGIAQIDQGDLPLQVERANAMLNVRQQEYNASLSLKKRGLQGEVAYATAAANLAEAKAMLRSARLALANSTVLAPFSGIVDHLYIELGDFVAVGDPIAKAIDLKVLVIEADVSERHVQKLTPNQTANIRFSDGSSAKGVVRYISRVASTTTNTFPIEIAIDNPNQGIPAGISAEVELVIDTQAAIKVTPAMLALDEQGDLGVKTLVDDHIKFVPIQLVKAEQDGVWLTGLGQQVDIVILGQGFVRDGDRVEAISVAEANKISTAQHSTAQNATEQ; encoded by the coding sequence ATGCCACAGCAAAGCATAATGAAGGCAGTGAGTCAGCGCCCTTGGTTAATTTCTCTTTTTTGTATGGTATTGCTGTCGATTTGGCTGGGGTTAGGAGTATTAAAGGCTGAAGAACCGCAACCTCAAACTGTTCCTTCACAAGCGCCGCTAGCGCGTGTTGTCTACCAGAATTTTACCGCTACTCAGGTGGATAAACAGCTCGATCTTTATGGTCGCACCGCTACCGACCGTACCGCAACGTTAGGGGCGGAAGTCGCAGGAAAAATCGTCAAACTTAACATTAAGAAAGGAGATTATGTCAAAGTCGGTCAAGGGATTGCTCAGATTGACCAAGGTGATCTACCACTACAAGTTGAGCGTGCCAACGCGATGCTCAATGTCCGTCAACAAGAGTACAACGCCTCGCTGTCACTGAAAAAACGTGGTTTGCAAGGGGAAGTCGCCTATGCCACCGCCGCCGCTAACCTTGCGGAAGCAAAAGCGATGCTTCGTAGCGCTAGACTTGCACTGGCAAACTCGACGGTATTAGCGCCTTTCAGTGGCATCGTCGATCACTTGTACATTGAATTAGGGGATTTTGTCGCTGTCGGTGATCCGATTGCTAAGGCTATCGATCTAAAAGTCCTTGTGATAGAAGCCGATGTGAGTGAGCGTCATGTGCAAAAACTGACCCCTAATCAGACCGCCAATATTCGTTTTTCTGACGGAAGCTCGGCTAAAGGCGTGGTTCGCTATATCTCTAGAGTCGCATCGACCACCACCAACACTTTTCCGATAGAAATCGCCATAGACAATCCAAATCAAGGGATTCCCGCAGGCATCAGTGCTGAAGTTGAGCTCGTGATCGATACTCAAGCGGCAATTAAAGTCACGCCCGCCATGTTAGCGTTAGATGAACAGGGCGATCTCGGCGTAAAAACATTAGTGGACGACCATATCAAGTTTGTTCCTATTCAACTGGTTAAGGCTGAACAGGATGGTGTGTGGCTTACTGGCTTAGGTCAGCAAGTGGATATTGTTATTTTGGGGCAAGGCTTTGTTCGTGATGGCGATAGGGTTGAAGCCATTAGCGTCGCTGAAGCGAATAAAATTTCGACCGCCCAGCATTCAACCGCACAGAACGCGACCGAACAATAA